A genomic window from Paramormyrops kingsleyae isolate MSU_618 chromosome 23, PKINGS_0.4, whole genome shotgun sequence includes:
- the LOC111843851 gene encoding uncharacterized protein isoform X3, producing the protein MFPALCPHQGCRHNKTMLSRNVLIFSAVMCLAAVTAAAPVEEKEAEESDIEREEGEEELSEEEEDDDDSNIQDMNMGIGGRQPSTASKDRDPSGPQEASLEGDPINGQKLIGSRPSHGGSHDVSVMDSAVEEGNGDNGADALALDAGTAFDGAVEHASMATQLEPPGGEPGHIPSMMSEVHMLAEGPHQMTHQAEIYSAGAEANGSEGPETESNGNNHKLLVGGSLAGHAVSDLPLADTFYGGYPDITDHYISDPNMDLSVLGLTPGEPAGSNAQSHAAGGFTGNDALTERLGLAGDLGIPQMASTAHPSEGSRIPGSFSDHFHSISYTDGGDHAAVTGVHGATTDPHAEMAMISHTEYLSTHDPEGGSDVVHIESSNPNGNGRQRPITEMHNRGDQPFTDHHDRISDLHSASHLSSAGGGSPHVNPHTGTDVAPIAGEMSSLNALSHMDHSGLSGEPVTSSHLQLEVTAPGSAFSSSTPDIAFSGEPVTSNQINSTGGAELHGVLFQTGSPGGFAPTWSLHLSFSALTAMLMPHGRGAGGGGVHLTVLSVVFQLQGTRLKSPPTRTPLTGFLLIPEEPMKVSVIKTLRCRPNQLFPQVNSTSLLVRVLKVQKMWNWRIPADLHIKPRVKIIRYRFQCKEEWMNRDPLH; encoded by the exons ATGTTCCCTGCTCTATGTCCACACCAGGGCTGCCGACATAACAAAACCATGTTGTCTCG AAACGTTTTGATATTTTCAGCAGTGATGTGTTTGGCAGCGGTTACGGCAGCTGCTCCTGTTGAAG agaAAGAAGCGGAGGAATCTGATATTGAACGAGAAGAGGGTGAAGAAGAGCTGTCTGAAGAGGAGGAAG aTGATGATGACTCCAATATTCAGGATATGAATATGG GAATTGGAGGTCGGCAACCTTCCACGGCATCAAAAGATCGGG ATCCATCTGGTCCACAAGAAGCCTCATTGGAAGGTGACCCTATAAACG GACAGAAACTGATTGGATCTAGACCGTCACATGGGGGCAGCCATGACG TATCCGTCATGGACTCAGCTGTGGAGGAAGGAAATG GTGACAATGGGGCGGACGCACTAGCTCTGGATGCCGGCACTGCTTTTGACG GCGCGGTTGAACATGCCAGTATGGCCACTCAGCTGGAGCCCCCAG GAGGTGAACCAGGACATATTCCCAGCATGATGTCTGAGGTCCACATGTTAGCAGAAG GGCCTCATCAAATGACACACCAAGCTGAGATATACTCCGCCG GTGCGGAGGCGAACGGTTCGGAAGGCCCAGAAACGGAGTCCAATG GAAACAACCATAAGCTGCTGGTAGGGGGGTCGTTGGCTGGACACGCAG TCTCTGATCTTCCCCTGGCTGATACCTTCTATGGCGGATATCCAG ATATAACAGACCATTATATTTCTGACCCCAATATGGACTTGTCAG TCCTTGGCCTCACTCCAGGAGAGCCCGCTGGTAGCAATGCTCAGTCACATGCTGCAG GTGGTTTCACTGGGAATGACGCCCTCACTGAAAGACTGG GACTTGCTGGAGACCTGGGCATTCCACAGATGGCCTCTACAG CCCATCCATCAGAAG GCTCCAGAATTCCAGGCAGTTTTAGTGACCATTTCCACTCCATTAGTTATACTG ACGGTGGGGATCACGCTGCTGTGACTGGTGTCCATGGTGCCACGACAG ATCCGCATGCAGAAATGGCCATGATATCACATACCGAATATCTGAGTACACATGATCCAG AGGGTGGCTCTGATGTAGTGCATATAGAGTCATCAAATCCCAATG GAAATGGTCGCCAAAGACCGATCACAGAGATGCACAATAGAG GAGATCAGCCTTTCACTGACCATCATGACAGAATAA GTGACCTGCACAGCGCTTCACATCTCAGTTCAGCAG GTGGAGGGAGTCCGCACGTCAATCCTCACACGGGCACCGATG TGGCCCCGATCGCAGGAGAGATGAGTTCACTGAATGCACTTTCTCACATGGACCATTCAG GTTTGAGTGGAGAACCTGTGACCAGTTCCCACCTACAGCTGGAAGTAACTG CTCCAGGCTCTGCATTCAGCTCCAGCACACCAGATATAG CCTTCAGTGGAGAACCCGTGACCAGCAACCAAATAAATTCCACAG GGGGGGCAGAGCTGCACGGTGTGCTCTTTCAGACTGGATCCCCAGGTGGGTTCGCCCCTACATGGTCGCTACACCTCAGCTTCTCAGCACTCACAGCCATGCTCATGCCTCATggtaggggggcggggggcgggggcgtcCATCTCACTGTTCTGAGTGTGGTGTTTCAGTTACAGGGAACCCGCTTAAAATCTCCCCCCACACGGACACCGTTGACGGGG TTTCTGCTGATCCCCGAGGAACCAATGAAGGTTTCA GTCATCAAGACACTACGATGCAGACCCAATCAGCTG TTCCCGCAGGTGAACAGTACATCACTTCTGGTCAGGGTCCTCAAG GTGCAGAAAATGTGGAACTGGAGGATACCTGCTGACTTGCACATCAAGCCTCGTGTCAAGATCATACGCTACAGATTCCAATGCAAGGAAGAGTGGATGAACAGAGACCCCCTACACTAG
- the LOC111843851 gene encoding uncharacterized protein isoform X2 yields MFPALCPHQGCRHNKTMLSRNVLIFSAVMCLAAVTAAAPVEEKEAEESDIEREEGEEELSEEEEGIGGRQPSTASKDRDPSGPQEASLEGDPINGQKLIGSRPSHGGSHDVSVMDSAVEEGNGDNGADALALDAGTAFDGAVEHASMATQLEPPGGEPGHIPSMMSEVHMLAEGPHQMTHQAEIYSAGSGPPLGSSSHGDLTGAEANGSEGPETESNGNNHKLLVGGSLAGHAVSDLPLADTFYGGYPDITDHYISDPNMDLSVLGLTPGEPAGSNAQSHAAGGFTGNDALTERLGLAGDLGIPQMASTAHPSEGSRIPGSFSDHFHSISYTDGGDHAAVTGVHGATTDPHAEMAMISHTEYLSTHDPEGGSDVVHIESSNPNGNGRQRPITEMHNRGDQPFTDHHDRISDLHSASHLSSAGGGSPHVNPHTGTDVAPIAGEMSSLNALSHMDHSGLSGEPVTSSHLQLEVTAPGSAFSSSTPDIAFSGEPVTSNQINSTGGAELHGVLFQTGSPGGFAPTWSLHLSFSALTAMLMPHGRGAGGGGVHLTVLSVVFQLQGTRLKSPPTRTPLTGFLLIPEEPMKVSVIKTLRCRPNQLFPQVNSTSLLVRVLKVQKMWNWRIPADLHIKPRVKIIRYRFQCKEEWMNRDPLH; encoded by the exons ATGTTCCCTGCTCTATGTCCACACCAGGGCTGCCGACATAACAAAACCATGTTGTCTCG AAACGTTTTGATATTTTCAGCAGTGATGTGTTTGGCAGCGGTTACGGCAGCTGCTCCTGTTGAAG agaAAGAAGCGGAGGAATCTGATATTGAACGAGAAGAGGGTGAAGAAGAGCTGTCTGAAGAGGAGGAAG GAATTGGAGGTCGGCAACCTTCCACGGCATCAAAAGATCGGG ATCCATCTGGTCCACAAGAAGCCTCATTGGAAGGTGACCCTATAAACG GACAGAAACTGATTGGATCTAGACCGTCACATGGGGGCAGCCATGACG TATCCGTCATGGACTCAGCTGTGGAGGAAGGAAATG GTGACAATGGGGCGGACGCACTAGCTCTGGATGCCGGCACTGCTTTTGACG GCGCGGTTGAACATGCCAGTATGGCCACTCAGCTGGAGCCCCCAG GAGGTGAACCAGGACATATTCCCAGCATGATGTCTGAGGTCCACATGTTAGCAGAAG GGCCTCATCAAATGACACACCAAGCTGAGATATACTCCGCCG GGAGTGGACCCCCTTTGGGCTCCAGCTCTCATGGGGATCTTACAG GTGCGGAGGCGAACGGTTCGGAAGGCCCAGAAACGGAGTCCAATG GAAACAACCATAAGCTGCTGGTAGGGGGGTCGTTGGCTGGACACGCAG TCTCTGATCTTCCCCTGGCTGATACCTTCTATGGCGGATATCCAG ATATAACAGACCATTATATTTCTGACCCCAATATGGACTTGTCAG TCCTTGGCCTCACTCCAGGAGAGCCCGCTGGTAGCAATGCTCAGTCACATGCTGCAG GTGGTTTCACTGGGAATGACGCCCTCACTGAAAGACTGG GACTTGCTGGAGACCTGGGCATTCCACAGATGGCCTCTACAG CCCATCCATCAGAAG GCTCCAGAATTCCAGGCAGTTTTAGTGACCATTTCCACTCCATTAGTTATACTG ACGGTGGGGATCACGCTGCTGTGACTGGTGTCCATGGTGCCACGACAG ATCCGCATGCAGAAATGGCCATGATATCACATACCGAATATCTGAGTACACATGATCCAG AGGGTGGCTCTGATGTAGTGCATATAGAGTCATCAAATCCCAATG GAAATGGTCGCCAAAGACCGATCACAGAGATGCACAATAGAG GAGATCAGCCTTTCACTGACCATCATGACAGAATAA GTGACCTGCACAGCGCTTCACATCTCAGTTCAGCAG GTGGAGGGAGTCCGCACGTCAATCCTCACACGGGCACCGATG TGGCCCCGATCGCAGGAGAGATGAGTTCACTGAATGCACTTTCTCACATGGACCATTCAG GTTTGAGTGGAGAACCTGTGACCAGTTCCCACCTACAGCTGGAAGTAACTG CTCCAGGCTCTGCATTCAGCTCCAGCACACCAGATATAG CCTTCAGTGGAGAACCCGTGACCAGCAACCAAATAAATTCCACAG GGGGGGCAGAGCTGCACGGTGTGCTCTTTCAGACTGGATCCCCAGGTGGGTTCGCCCCTACATGGTCGCTACACCTCAGCTTCTCAGCACTCACAGCCATGCTCATGCCTCATggtaggggggcggggggcgggggcgtcCATCTCACTGTTCTGAGTGTGGTGTTTCAGTTACAGGGAACCCGCTTAAAATCTCCCCCCACACGGACACCGTTGACGGGG TTTCTGCTGATCCCCGAGGAACCAATGAAGGTTTCA GTCATCAAGACACTACGATGCAGACCCAATCAGCTG TTCCCGCAGGTGAACAGTACATCACTTCTGGTCAGGGTCCTCAAG GTGCAGAAAATGTGGAACTGGAGGATACCTGCTGACTTGCACATCAAGCCTCGTGTCAAGATCATACGCTACAGATTCCAATGCAAGGAAGAGTGGATGAACAGAGACCCCCTACACTAG
- the LOC111843851 gene encoding uncharacterized protein isoform X1 translates to MFPALCPHQGCRHNKTMLSRNVLIFSAVMCLAAVTAAAPVEEKEAEESDIEREEGEEELSEEEEDDDDSNIQDMNMGIGGRQPSTASKDRDPSGPQEASLEGDPINGQKLIGSRPSHGGSHDVSVMDSAVEEGNGDNGADALALDAGTAFDGAVEHASMATQLEPPGGEPGHIPSMMSEVHMLAEGPHQMTHQAEIYSAGSGPPLGSSSHGDLTGAEANGSEGPETESNGNNHKLLVGGSLAGHAVSDLPLADTFYGGYPDITDHYISDPNMDLSVLGLTPGEPAGSNAQSHAAGGFTGNDALTERLGLAGDLGIPQMASTAHPSEGSRIPGSFSDHFHSISYTDGGDHAAVTGVHGATTDPHAEMAMISHTEYLSTHDPEGGSDVVHIESSNPNGNGRQRPITEMHNRGDQPFTDHHDRISDLHSASHLSSAGGGSPHVNPHTGTDVAPIAGEMSSLNALSHMDHSGLSGEPVTSSHLQLEVTAPGSAFSSSTPDIAFSGEPVTSNQINSTGGAELHGVLFQTGSPGGFAPTWSLHLSFSALTAMLMPHGRGAGGGGVHLTVLSVVFQLQGTRLKSPPTRTPLTGFLLIPEEPMKVSVIKTLRCRPNQLFPQVNSTSLLVRVLKVQKMWNWRIPADLHIKPRVKIIRYRFQCKEEWMNRDPLH, encoded by the exons ATGTTCCCTGCTCTATGTCCACACCAGGGCTGCCGACATAACAAAACCATGTTGTCTCG AAACGTTTTGATATTTTCAGCAGTGATGTGTTTGGCAGCGGTTACGGCAGCTGCTCCTGTTGAAG agaAAGAAGCGGAGGAATCTGATATTGAACGAGAAGAGGGTGAAGAAGAGCTGTCTGAAGAGGAGGAAG aTGATGATGACTCCAATATTCAGGATATGAATATGG GAATTGGAGGTCGGCAACCTTCCACGGCATCAAAAGATCGGG ATCCATCTGGTCCACAAGAAGCCTCATTGGAAGGTGACCCTATAAACG GACAGAAACTGATTGGATCTAGACCGTCACATGGGGGCAGCCATGACG TATCCGTCATGGACTCAGCTGTGGAGGAAGGAAATG GTGACAATGGGGCGGACGCACTAGCTCTGGATGCCGGCACTGCTTTTGACG GCGCGGTTGAACATGCCAGTATGGCCACTCAGCTGGAGCCCCCAG GAGGTGAACCAGGACATATTCCCAGCATGATGTCTGAGGTCCACATGTTAGCAGAAG GGCCTCATCAAATGACACACCAAGCTGAGATATACTCCGCCG GGAGTGGACCCCCTTTGGGCTCCAGCTCTCATGGGGATCTTACAG GTGCGGAGGCGAACGGTTCGGAAGGCCCAGAAACGGAGTCCAATG GAAACAACCATAAGCTGCTGGTAGGGGGGTCGTTGGCTGGACACGCAG TCTCTGATCTTCCCCTGGCTGATACCTTCTATGGCGGATATCCAG ATATAACAGACCATTATATTTCTGACCCCAATATGGACTTGTCAG TCCTTGGCCTCACTCCAGGAGAGCCCGCTGGTAGCAATGCTCAGTCACATGCTGCAG GTGGTTTCACTGGGAATGACGCCCTCACTGAAAGACTGG GACTTGCTGGAGACCTGGGCATTCCACAGATGGCCTCTACAG CCCATCCATCAGAAG GCTCCAGAATTCCAGGCAGTTTTAGTGACCATTTCCACTCCATTAGTTATACTG ACGGTGGGGATCACGCTGCTGTGACTGGTGTCCATGGTGCCACGACAG ATCCGCATGCAGAAATGGCCATGATATCACATACCGAATATCTGAGTACACATGATCCAG AGGGTGGCTCTGATGTAGTGCATATAGAGTCATCAAATCCCAATG GAAATGGTCGCCAAAGACCGATCACAGAGATGCACAATAGAG GAGATCAGCCTTTCACTGACCATCATGACAGAATAA GTGACCTGCACAGCGCTTCACATCTCAGTTCAGCAG GTGGAGGGAGTCCGCACGTCAATCCTCACACGGGCACCGATG TGGCCCCGATCGCAGGAGAGATGAGTTCACTGAATGCACTTTCTCACATGGACCATTCAG GTTTGAGTGGAGAACCTGTGACCAGTTCCCACCTACAGCTGGAAGTAACTG CTCCAGGCTCTGCATTCAGCTCCAGCACACCAGATATAG CCTTCAGTGGAGAACCCGTGACCAGCAACCAAATAAATTCCACAG GGGGGGCAGAGCTGCACGGTGTGCTCTTTCAGACTGGATCCCCAGGTGGGTTCGCCCCTACATGGTCGCTACACCTCAGCTTCTCAGCACTCACAGCCATGCTCATGCCTCATggtaggggggcggggggcgggggcgtcCATCTCACTGTTCTGAGTGTGGTGTTTCAGTTACAGGGAACCCGCTTAAAATCTCCCCCCACACGGACACCGTTGACGGGG TTTCTGCTGATCCCCGAGGAACCAATGAAGGTTTCA GTCATCAAGACACTACGATGCAGACCCAATCAGCTG TTCCCGCAGGTGAACAGTACATCACTTCTGGTCAGGGTCCTCAAG GTGCAGAAAATGTGGAACTGGAGGATACCTGCTGACTTGCACATCAAGCCTCGTGTCAAGATCATACGCTACAGATTCCAATGCAAGGAAGAGTGGATGAACAGAGACCCCCTACACTAG
- the LOC111843851 gene encoding uncharacterized protein isoform X6 has protein sequence MFPALCPHQGCRHNKTMLSRNVLIFSAVMCLAAVTAAAPVEEKEAEESDIEREEGEEELSEEEEDDDDSNIQDMNMGIGGRQPSTASKDRDPSGPQEASLEGDPINGQKLIGSRPSHGGSHDVSVMDSAVEEGNGDNGADALALDAGTAFDGAVEHASMATQLEPPGGEPGHIPSMMSEVHMLAEGPHQMTHQAEIYSAGSGPPLGSSSHGDLTGAEANGSEGPETESNGNNHKLLVGGSLAGHAVSDLPLADTFYGGYPDITDHYISDPNMDLSVLGLTPGEPAGSNAQSHAAGGFTGNDALTERLGLAGDLGIPQMASTAHPSEGSRIPGSFSDHFHSISYTDGGDHAAVTGVHGATTDPHAEMAMISHTEYLSTHDPEGGSDVVHIESSNPNGNGRQRPITEMHNRGDQPFTDHHDRISDLHSASHLSSAGGGSPHVNPHTGTDVAPIAGEMSSLNALSHMDHSGLSGEPVTSSHLQLEVTAPGSAFSSSTPDIAFSGEPVTSNQINSTGGAELHGVLFQTGSPVTGNPLKISPHTDTVDGVSADPRGTNEGFIGHQDTTMQTQSAVPAGEQYITSGQGPQGAENVELEDTC, from the exons ATGTTCCCTGCTCTATGTCCACACCAGGGCTGCCGACATAACAAAACCATGTTGTCTCG AAACGTTTTGATATTTTCAGCAGTGATGTGTTTGGCAGCGGTTACGGCAGCTGCTCCTGTTGAAG agaAAGAAGCGGAGGAATCTGATATTGAACGAGAAGAGGGTGAAGAAGAGCTGTCTGAAGAGGAGGAAG aTGATGATGACTCCAATATTCAGGATATGAATATGG GAATTGGAGGTCGGCAACCTTCCACGGCATCAAAAGATCGGG ATCCATCTGGTCCACAAGAAGCCTCATTGGAAGGTGACCCTATAAACG GACAGAAACTGATTGGATCTAGACCGTCACATGGGGGCAGCCATGACG TATCCGTCATGGACTCAGCTGTGGAGGAAGGAAATG GTGACAATGGGGCGGACGCACTAGCTCTGGATGCCGGCACTGCTTTTGACG GCGCGGTTGAACATGCCAGTATGGCCACTCAGCTGGAGCCCCCAG GAGGTGAACCAGGACATATTCCCAGCATGATGTCTGAGGTCCACATGTTAGCAGAAG GGCCTCATCAAATGACACACCAAGCTGAGATATACTCCGCCG GGAGTGGACCCCCTTTGGGCTCCAGCTCTCATGGGGATCTTACAG GTGCGGAGGCGAACGGTTCGGAAGGCCCAGAAACGGAGTCCAATG GAAACAACCATAAGCTGCTGGTAGGGGGGTCGTTGGCTGGACACGCAG TCTCTGATCTTCCCCTGGCTGATACCTTCTATGGCGGATATCCAG ATATAACAGACCATTATATTTCTGACCCCAATATGGACTTGTCAG TCCTTGGCCTCACTCCAGGAGAGCCCGCTGGTAGCAATGCTCAGTCACATGCTGCAG GTGGTTTCACTGGGAATGACGCCCTCACTGAAAGACTGG GACTTGCTGGAGACCTGGGCATTCCACAGATGGCCTCTACAG CCCATCCATCAGAAG GCTCCAGAATTCCAGGCAGTTTTAGTGACCATTTCCACTCCATTAGTTATACTG ACGGTGGGGATCACGCTGCTGTGACTGGTGTCCATGGTGCCACGACAG ATCCGCATGCAGAAATGGCCATGATATCACATACCGAATATCTGAGTACACATGATCCAG AGGGTGGCTCTGATGTAGTGCATATAGAGTCATCAAATCCCAATG GAAATGGTCGCCAAAGACCGATCACAGAGATGCACAATAGAG GAGATCAGCCTTTCACTGACCATCATGACAGAATAA GTGACCTGCACAGCGCTTCACATCTCAGTTCAGCAG GTGGAGGGAGTCCGCACGTCAATCCTCACACGGGCACCGATG TGGCCCCGATCGCAGGAGAGATGAGTTCACTGAATGCACTTTCTCACATGGACCATTCAG GTTTGAGTGGAGAACCTGTGACCAGTTCCCACCTACAGCTGGAAGTAACTG CTCCAGGCTCTGCATTCAGCTCCAGCACACCAGATATAG CCTTCAGTGGAGAACCCGTGACCAGCAACCAAATAAATTCCACAG GGGGGGCAGAGCTGCACGGTGTGCTCTTTCAGACTGGATCCCCAG TTACAGGGAACCCGCTTAAAATCTCCCCCCACACGGACACCGTTGACGGGG TTTCTGCTGATCCCCGAGGAACCAATGAAGGTTTCA TAGGTCATCAAGACACTACGATGCAGACCCAATCAGCTG TTCCCGCAGGTGAACAGTACATCACTTCTGGTCAGGGTCCTCAAG GTGCAGAAAATGTGGAACTGGAGGATACCTGCTGA
- the LOC111843851 gene encoding uncharacterized protein isoform X7, translated as MFPALCPHQGCRHNKTMLSRNVLIFSAVMCLAAVTAAAPVEEKEAEESDIEREEGEEELSEEEEDDDDSNIQDMNMGIGGRQPSTASKDRDPSGPQEASLEGDPINGQKLIGSRPSHGGSHDVSVMDSAVEEGNGDNGADALALDAGTAFDGAVEHASMATQLEPPGGEPGHIPSMMSEVHMLAEGPHQMTHQAEIYSAGSGPPLGSSSHGDLTGAEANGSEGPETESNGNNHKLLVGGSLAGHAVSDLPLADTFYGGYPDITDHYISDPNMDLSVLGLTPGEPAGSNAQSHAAGGFTGNDALTERLGLAGDLGIPQMASTAHPSEGSRIPGSFSDHFHSISYTDGGDHAAVTGVHGATTDPHAEMAMISHTEYLSTHDPEGGSDVVHIESSNPNGNGRQRPITEMHNRGDQPFTDHHDRISDLHSASHLSSAGGGSPHVNPHTGTDVAPIAGEMSSLNALSHMDHSGLSGEPVTSSHLQLEVTAPGSAFSSSTPDIAFSGEPVTSNQINSTGGAELHGVLFQTGSPVTGNPLKISPHTDTVDGVSADPRGTNEGFSHQDTTMQTQSAVPAGEQYITSGQGPQGAENVELEDTC; from the exons ATGTTCCCTGCTCTATGTCCACACCAGGGCTGCCGACATAACAAAACCATGTTGTCTCG AAACGTTTTGATATTTTCAGCAGTGATGTGTTTGGCAGCGGTTACGGCAGCTGCTCCTGTTGAAG agaAAGAAGCGGAGGAATCTGATATTGAACGAGAAGAGGGTGAAGAAGAGCTGTCTGAAGAGGAGGAAG aTGATGATGACTCCAATATTCAGGATATGAATATGG GAATTGGAGGTCGGCAACCTTCCACGGCATCAAAAGATCGGG ATCCATCTGGTCCACAAGAAGCCTCATTGGAAGGTGACCCTATAAACG GACAGAAACTGATTGGATCTAGACCGTCACATGGGGGCAGCCATGACG TATCCGTCATGGACTCAGCTGTGGAGGAAGGAAATG GTGACAATGGGGCGGACGCACTAGCTCTGGATGCCGGCACTGCTTTTGACG GCGCGGTTGAACATGCCAGTATGGCCACTCAGCTGGAGCCCCCAG GAGGTGAACCAGGACATATTCCCAGCATGATGTCTGAGGTCCACATGTTAGCAGAAG GGCCTCATCAAATGACACACCAAGCTGAGATATACTCCGCCG GGAGTGGACCCCCTTTGGGCTCCAGCTCTCATGGGGATCTTACAG GTGCGGAGGCGAACGGTTCGGAAGGCCCAGAAACGGAGTCCAATG GAAACAACCATAAGCTGCTGGTAGGGGGGTCGTTGGCTGGACACGCAG TCTCTGATCTTCCCCTGGCTGATACCTTCTATGGCGGATATCCAG ATATAACAGACCATTATATTTCTGACCCCAATATGGACTTGTCAG TCCTTGGCCTCACTCCAGGAGAGCCCGCTGGTAGCAATGCTCAGTCACATGCTGCAG GTGGTTTCACTGGGAATGACGCCCTCACTGAAAGACTGG GACTTGCTGGAGACCTGGGCATTCCACAGATGGCCTCTACAG CCCATCCATCAGAAG GCTCCAGAATTCCAGGCAGTTTTAGTGACCATTTCCACTCCATTAGTTATACTG ACGGTGGGGATCACGCTGCTGTGACTGGTGTCCATGGTGCCACGACAG ATCCGCATGCAGAAATGGCCATGATATCACATACCGAATATCTGAGTACACATGATCCAG AGGGTGGCTCTGATGTAGTGCATATAGAGTCATCAAATCCCAATG GAAATGGTCGCCAAAGACCGATCACAGAGATGCACAATAGAG GAGATCAGCCTTTCACTGACCATCATGACAGAATAA GTGACCTGCACAGCGCTTCACATCTCAGTTCAGCAG GTGGAGGGAGTCCGCACGTCAATCCTCACACGGGCACCGATG TGGCCCCGATCGCAGGAGAGATGAGTTCACTGAATGCACTTTCTCACATGGACCATTCAG GTTTGAGTGGAGAACCTGTGACCAGTTCCCACCTACAGCTGGAAGTAACTG CTCCAGGCTCTGCATTCAGCTCCAGCACACCAGATATAG CCTTCAGTGGAGAACCCGTGACCAGCAACCAAATAAATTCCACAG GGGGGGCAGAGCTGCACGGTGTGCTCTTTCAGACTGGATCCCCAG TTACAGGGAACCCGCTTAAAATCTCCCCCCACACGGACACCGTTGACGGGG TTTCTGCTGATCCCCGAGGAACCAATGAAGGTTTCA GTCATCAAGACACTACGATGCAGACCCAATCAGCTG TTCCCGCAGGTGAACAGTACATCACTTCTGGTCAGGGTCCTCAAG GTGCAGAAAATGTGGAACTGGAGGATACCTGCTGA